Within the Peromyscus maniculatus bairdii isolate BWxNUB_F1_BW_parent chromosome 2, HU_Pman_BW_mat_3.1, whole genome shotgun sequence genome, the region TCAAACACCATTTAATCAATGGAGCCTTTTATCACCATGCGCCTAACATTTTGGCATCATCCTCTGCCTCCCTTCACATATCTGCACTCGTCACTTTTAGTTTCTGTCACTTTTAGTTTCTGTCTTTTTCAGACTTTTCCAATACCTTCCAATTTCAAAGTTTTTCCCTCAGCTGTCCAATTTGGAATGTTGTTCCCACTCTCACCTCCTTTAACTAATTAATCTCTATTCATCCTTAAGATCTCAGCTGATTAAATAAGTAGGCTTCTCATGATACACTTCTTCCAACCATAATTAAACTAATTATACAATTACTTAAAGTCTGTCAAGTAGACTACAGGGACCTGCATATCTTAGTTATACTATATCCCCAGGGACTAGCACTATGCTTAATCCATATGCACTTATAAATTTAGTTAATGAAGAAAAGTGTTTTAACTTGGAGGCACCACATGGATAGAATTTAGAGACCATCTGAGTCACCAAATCTTTCCTAAAAAATCTATTAGTGACCTCTGATGGAATGATAAGCTTGTCTTAGATGACAAGCTTTGGACCTGATACCTGCTTCCTTTAGATAGCCTATGCACACTCACTATAGTACCCAAGAAAAAAAAGCCCACCCTCACCTTTCATAATTCTGTAAGCTGAGATCCCTAAACAtctaatatatttgtttttttttttttttttattatgtatacagtgttctgcctgcatgtatgcctgcaggccagaagagggtgccagaaattattagagatggttgtaaaccatcatgtggttgccgggaattgaactcaggacctactagaagaacagccagtgctcttaacctctgagccatctctccagcccccccttatttattttttttaaagatttatttattatgtacacagaagagggtgccagatctcattacagatcgttgtgagccaccatgtgggtgctgggaattgaactcaagacctctggaagagcagtgctcttaacctctccagccccggttcTTATTCTTAAATTTAGGCACTGACTAGGGCAGgaatgatattaaaaaaaaaaaaaaaaaaaaattcaagttttgCCTTTTAAACCCCAATAAGAACCAGTATATCAATTGGAAGATGACAAACTTTTGGCATTTTTGTAGAGTGCTAGGGAAGCATGTAGaacttctataaataaataagtgaatgaatgaaatgaatgaacGAACAGTAAAAAGCCACTAGATGGCACTACCTGAATTCAGCTGTAAACAGGTCACTCCAAAGCCAATAAAGTTAAGGGCAAGTTCCAGGCAGCAATCCTGAATCTGTGTGCTATCCCTGAGGACAACTTCCCTCCCAAGCCTAACAGAACAAGTCAGTCAAGCAAACAGAGCAGACATTCCAATGGCTTTATTTTTTCTCAGGTGTAGCAGGCAACACTTAGCAGGAGAGCTGAAAGGGAAGCTGAGAAACTATAGCCTCAGTAGGGGTCATTAAAGGGATACAGAGGGTGTCCGGCATCTCTGGGGACCCTCTTCCCATCCACCTGAAAAGAGACAAACAGAAGAATCCATTAGCAAGCACTGACACTCCAAAGAACCGCAGCGTCACCCCCAATTCTTCTGAAGAGTTTTACCTATCTCAGCACTATGGTAGCTAATATTAGTAGGACCCAAAGCTCAGTTAATGTTACAGCAACAGTGATTCCAGCATCAAACCCACAGCCTGGTACATGGTCGGCCTTACCCTTAAGCCTTCATAGTCTGAAATGGAACAATGTGCCTAGAATCTGTTTACTTCCTTATACAAAGCAGACTTCAACAAGGTTGAGAATGTATTATgagctcctctttcttttttatttatttttattttattggtgttttaactatatgtatgtctgtaagACAGTGTTAGGCCCTGGCATTACAgacatagttgtgagctgccatgtaggtgctggaaattgaacctgggtcctctggaagatgagccagtgctcttaaccactgagccatctctccagccccctgagctCCTCTTATTATTTAACTGGAGAAATTAAATAGGTGACAAGATAATCAAGAAGCAGGACTAAGACTCACAGGTTATGTACATTATACCTGAGTCATACTAATTTTCCCCAACTTCAAGAGAATGAGACCATTGGAGCAAAGCTTGGTGTagcccagcacttggtaggctgaggcaagagaatggaGAATGGAGTTTAAAATCTGcctaaaaggaaaaagagggaaacagaaaggcaaagggaaagaaagagaaatcagaTAGGAGAAatgtcaggagttcaaagccagcccgagATACACGGTGAGTTCCACAAAAGCATCAACGAGAGTGTAAGTccctgttgggggtggggaggggagagcaggcatgatggcgcacacctttaatctcagcattcaggaggcagaggcaagcaaaccTCTATGAGTGCCAGGCCAGTTAAGGCaaaatagtgagactctgtctcaaaagaaaaaaattaaaaagagggaaggaaggcaggcagaagacagggaaggaggaagcacagagaagaaacaagCTCTGCATCCTGGACAGCAATCCCACCAACCTTCTGTCCCttctccagccagccagcctgaggCCGTACCTGAGCCAACACACCCCAAACCTCCTCTTCCCTGTCCCCTGCTTCTGAAGGGTTACACATCTTTACCGTAATCATGGGCACAATATACCGCCAATTTTTGTTCAGAGCATCTAATTGCTTCATCTCCTCAGGGCTGAAGGTGAAATCAAATACCTGGGAGACAGAAAAATCAGCCTTGTGAGTGGTAGCTGGAGTCTCTCAATACTGGCTTCTTAGCAGGCAGAATCGGGGCCAGATATCTCAATAGATTAAAGAAGGCAGAACCTAATGACCAAGTACCTGAATGTTCTGAAGGATGCGAGAAGGAGTAATACTTTTGGGGATACAGATTACTTTCCGCTGAACCTGCCATCTAGGTGGGGAATGAAGATAAGGAAAATGGGTTAGTATtcagaaacattattttaatctTCCCTAAATCCTAGACCACTTGAGCCTCATTAGAATAGGTGACATGCCTTACTATAGCCTCACTCCAGACCACATGGTAAAATCCTCAGCCTTATTctggcaaattaaaaaaataaaaataaaataaaataaaaataaaatattccttgaGCTaagggtggtgcacacctttaatcctagcactctggaggcagaggtaagtggatctgttagttcctggccagcctgtctcaaaaaaataattccCTCAGTTCTTGCCTCCCAATCAAGTCTTTCCCTTACCAGAGACCTGTTCCTTAAAAATGTCCCATACCTGAGCAAGATCTGAGCTGGAGATCGGCCGTGCTTTTCAGCTAGTGCCAAGACCACTGGTTCCTCAAGCAGGACCGGCTCATCAGGATGGCGCCAGGCACGATCAGAGGAACCCAAGGGGCTGTAAGCAGTCACCTCCAAGCCTCGTGCTTGACAGTGAGCAATGAGCTCATTTTGAGCCAGGTATGGATGGCATTCCACCTGAAACAAGTAACAATGCTTCAGCATGGGGTGACCACACCCACTTACTGAACTCTGGTTATAATAGCCCTCCACTGTTGACCTCTAAGCCCACTGGTTCTCACTGGTGAGTTCATGCTCTTCCAGGACTTCAAATCCACCTTTATACAGAGAACTCCTTCAACAACACTCTGACAACTTGCCATCTCCACTACGGAGACTCTTCACCTGATGACTCATGCTCTGTACAATAACCCATTTTCCACTGATCGGTCTGTAGTGCTTACCTGCAAGACAGCTGGGCGCACAGAGGCCACACTGAGGACATCATCGATCTGCCGGCTGTTGAAGTTGGACAAGCCCAGGGCTTTCACCAGCCCCTTTGCCACCAGTGCCTCCAGAGCCTTCCAGGTCTCCTTATAGTGGGTAGAGTCATATCGGATGGTTCCATCGGCGTTCTTGGGAAAGAGATTGTCTCCCCGCCTGAGTATAACAGAACCCCCCAAGTGTCAGCAAAGAAGTCAGGCTTCTGCTCTGCCTGCTTATCCTGCTATTCTATGTGCTAAACCTTAAGACCAAGGGGTAAAGTGACAAGAATTAGGAACAGCAATGCTTTCTTATCCTTCATTACTTCTACATGGAATGCCCGTCCCTTCTCTTTTTCATAGgcccagaatctttttttttttttttttttaaattctttggtttttcaagacaaggcttctctgtgtcaGCCCTCACTGTCCtcgaactagttctgtagaccaggctagctgcaaactcagatccgcctgcctgcgcctcccaggtgctgggattaaaggcattggaCACGACACCTGGCTGAGAGGCCCAGATTCTATCTCTAGTACagctattttctattttctctagtACAGCTTCCTTAATGCCATGTTCCTCAGGAGTTCTGCCCATCTTACAAGGGCGCAGTGCTAATATAAGACTTCTCAGACCCTCTGTTGAGAAACATTCACAGCCAAAACCTTGGGGGACCTACTGTAGATGAAGAGCAGCATGTTTCCTGATTGAACAATAGAGCACTGGAGACCACTCATATAAATGCAGGGTATATACTGTTATCCTTATTATATACCTAATCACCTGGCTGCAGGAAAGGCAAGGATCCCATGGTACATAGGCTCTTCTGCTTGTTGCACAGATAAATGTTCTTATCCTGTTCTGCAgctataaacataataaattacTAACACTACCACACCCAACCCCCAGCTTCCAGAAAAAGTTGCAGGGGCAAGGCTTACTCAAAGGCGTAAGGCCAGTGTATCAAATAGAGGTCCAGATACTCCAACTGGAGATCAGCCAGGGTCTTCCGGAGGGCAGCTTCTACATCCTCAGGGTGGTGCTTAGTGTTCCACAGCTTGGATGTCACAAACAGCTCCTCTCGAGGCACGGCCTGTGACAGAGGCAGAGCCTACTGTGAGAAGAGCCCTGGGAACCCAATCTTACCTACCCACACCTATGGGAGAAGAACAGAAGTATGCCCCAGAATGTGACCCAATGCAAAATCATAAACTTAAAATatgaggttttctttttaatgccaTCATGTAATTCTCAAGCATGAACTTTACAGATGACAATGTCAAAAAGCTGGACATGCTGGGAGCTGATGCCAGTTTCCCTCATCCAAGACCAAGTCCCAGCTGCCACTCTAAGTTCTCTTATCccatttctttgtgtccccagtTCTCACCTTGCCTGGTCCCACATTTTCCTTCAGGGCCTCCCCAATTTCAGTCTCGTTGCCATAGGCAGTAGCACAATCAATGTGGCGGTAACCTACACTAAGGGCATATTTGATGGCTGCTTTCACCTGTCAGGAGGGAAACAGAGATGTCAGTTTCACTGGTCTGAGCTGGTAAGGGAGAAGGAGAATATGAAGGTCACCCATGCAGGTCAGAGGGAGAAGATGAAAAATGATCCtaggctagggatatagctcagatggtagactgtttgcctagcatgtatgaagtccTAAATTTGACCTCTAGAATAAACAGAATGTGCTGGCTTATGCCTGTAAATCGGCACTCAGGagataaaggcagaaggatcagaagttcaagctcggccgggcggtggtggcgcacacctttagtcccagcactcgggaggcagagccaggtggatctctgtgaattcaaggccagcctgggctaccaagtgagtcccaggaaaggcgcaaagctacacagagaaaccctgtctcgaaaaacaaaaaaacaaaaaaaaaaaaccagaaggtcAAGCTcaagtctggagaaatggctcagcagttgctcttccagaggacctgggtgcagttcccagcatctacaaggTAGCACATAATCTTCTATAACTCTGGTTCAAGGAATCAGATGTAGTCTTCTGACCTCTCTGAGCACCAGGTATacatatggtatacatacatatacaaaggcaaaacattcatcaacaaaacataaaataaataaacctaaaatttaaaaaaaaaaaaaaaaaaaaaaagttcacctcaaatgcctttaatcccagaactcaggaggcagaagcaggcagacctctgtgaatttaaggatagcctggtctacagagctagttctaagacagccaggactacacagagacaccttgtcttgaaaaacaaaacaaaataaaattcaattaaaaacaaaaacttttcctaactcgctgggcagtggtgacaacacacctttaattccagcactgggcgccagaagcaggcagagctctgtaagttcaaggccagcctggtctacagagtgagttctaagacagccagggctgttacacagagaaatcctgtctaaaaaaaaaaaaaaaacaaaacaaaaaaaaacaaaacaaaaaaaaaaacccacacaaacaaacaaaaaaatttttcccCTAACTCTTGTCTATAGAGTTGACCCAGTAACTACCCAAGCTTTGGACTATGCTCCCAACTCCAAAATATGCACTTGAGGAGGGCCCAATTCTCAGGAGATGTAATCACAACATGGGTTGTTAAGTAATATAGTGGGACTAAGAGTTCAGACCTGGAAACAGAGACCTCAACTCTGCCATAACACAATGTAGAGATGCTCTGCAGCCGTCAGTTCCTCCTGAGTTAGCTGGGGAAACTAAGGGCTCATGGGTGTCCCTTCTTCCCTCATCTCTTCCCACTGCCCTCACTTATCCTTACCACAAAGGTAACAGGTTACTGGAGAAAATACAGGGCACTTCTTGCAAATCCCTCCTATTCCATGACAAGAGACCCAAGTGGTCTCTCTGTTCTTCCCAATCACTCACCTGGCCAGGCTCACTCTTCCATGTCCCCAGACCAATCAGAGGCATCTTCTGTCCAGTGTGCAGGAGGACACAGGAAGCCATCATCCCCTAAAACACAGATAGAAAAAAATGGTGAGGAAGTTAGTGCTGCCTTGAGCCTCGCCATCCACTGCTGCATACACGGCTCAGGAAAGGTAGACAGGAGTGGTGGCAGATGTGGGAAGCAAACACCTCATTATAATGACTTGTGAGCAGAGACGGAGACAAGGTCCCGGAAATCAACCAAACCTAGTAGCTCCTGGACAAATACTAACCAGACCACTGGCCTGGCTGGCCTTCATACAGCAAGGCTAAAGACCAGGGTTCAAAAGCTCCAGTTCCTGACGGTGAGagagtagctcagtggtacacttgtctagcaacacacacaaaacacaagtcGAACACAGCATGGGAAACTGAGGTCGGAGGATCaaaagttccaagccagcttgtCTCAAGAAATCAAAAAcccttcccagcactcagaaggcagaagctggtggctctctgtgagttcgaggtgagcctggtctacacagtgagttctagccCGGCCAGGGAtattaaaaaacaaccaaaaactaaaccaaaaccgAAACAAGTTCCAACAAATGCAAAGCACCAGGCAAATAAGCCAGGTCTCAGGCCGTGCAGGACAAACAAAGGCCATTATGAGATCGAGTGCCACAGCAGAGCAGGCCCAGAAAAGGATGGCTCTTCTAAGGATGACATGAGTATCCCCAGCAGGAACATTTCAAATTCAGAAATGCAAACTTTCTAACACAGAGAGACTAGACTCTATGAATCCCTCTCAGACTTGACTGACTGGCCAAGTTCAGAGGCTTGAGCCGGATCCTTTAAGCAAAATATACTACTTaccatttttcagatgagaaaatagGATCAGAAAGGTAAACTTATTTGTCCCATACAGACAGCAAAgtagaaaaaattaaagatataagGAAAAGCTTCAAGAGACAggtaaacacaaatataaaaagttTATCTCACTCagttgtggtggctcatgcctttgatcccagcacttgaaaagccAGCTTGTTTACGTAACAGATTTCGGGCCAACCAGAGCTAATATAGTAAGATCCtatcccaataaataaataaattatatatatacatccacatatatactcatatgtatatatatcttccttacaacacacacatatatgtatgtatgtatgtatatatatgtatgtgtgtgtgtgtgtatatatatatatatatatatatcatgtcctatagaaaaggaaatgaattccACAAAACAAAGGCGTATTAATTATCGATTCTGGATTTTAAGATGTTTGGATGCAGACTAGAGATAGCTCGGTGGTTAGAAGCACTAGCTGCTTTCCTAGAGGACCCAAGGTGTACCGCCAGCACCATGGCAGCTCATACCACCTGTAATTCCGGATActacgccttcttctggcctcctcaggcactgcctCCTTAGACCTGAAAGTCATATTATGGTCAAGACAAACTAGATTCAATCCTGTTTATGAtcaaatctgtttctcaaggattagactatgccccacctgtaacttTACCTACacatggttctgtactgcctgctTCAGAGAATGGtaaccaagtctttgtttcaaaaggttgttataACTACCTTgttatgttctgcttctgtaaccctgcctatttccctgccaaatcccccatttggaaacctcctacccctgagctataaaaaccttaTCTTCCTCACTTAAAATGCTGATCTATTGAACCCCACCTTAAGGGGAGGTAGCCTGTGTACACAAATAAATTATtagtaaataaattaatcaaaagataaattgattgctttaattaatttggctatGACGATTTGGGTTGATGGTCTTTCACCTCTTTGGGATTAACATCTTTAAGATTAAcaatagctcagtggtggaatacTGACCTAACATGTTTGGGAccctaggttcaatacccagtaagTAGGGAGGAAAATGAACCAG harbors:
- the Akr1a1 gene encoding aldo-keto reductase family 1 member A1 isoform X2, whose product is MMASCVLLHTGQKMPLIGLGTWKSEPGQVKAAIKYALSVGYRHIDCATAYGNETEIGEALKENVGPGKAVPREELFVTSKLWNTKHHPEDVEAALRKTLADLQLEYLDLYLIHWPYAFERGDNLFPKNADGTIRYDSTHYKETWKALEALVAKGLVKALGLSNFNSRQIDDVLSVASVRPAVLQVECHPYLAQNELIAHCQARGLEVTAYSPLGSSDRAWRHPDEPVLLEEPVVLALAEKHGRSPAQILLRWQVQRKVICIPKSITPSRILQNIQVFDFTFSPEEMKQLDALNKNWRYIVPMITVDGKRVPRDAGHPLYPFNDPY
- the Akr1a1 gene encoding aldo-keto reductase family 1 member A1 isoform X1, whose protein sequence is MMASCVLLHTGQKMPLIGLGTWKSEPGQVKAAIKYALSVGYRHIDCATAYGNETEIGEALKENVGPGKAVPREELFVTSKLWNTKHHPEDVEAALRKTLADLQLEYLDLYLIHWPYAFERGDNLFPKNADGTIRYDSTHYKETWKALEALVAKGLVKALGLSNFNSRQIDDVLSVASVRPAVLQVECHPYLAQNELIAHCQARGLEVTAYSPLGSSDRAWRHPDEPVLLEEPVVLALAEKHGRSPAQILLRWQVQRKVICIPKSITPSRILQNIQVFDFTFSPEEMKQLDALNKNWRYIVPMITADFKLHSPFSCLSLPSAGLHQALLQWSHSLEVGEN